The Reichenbachiella carrageenanivorans region CAACGATGGCAAAACTGTTGGCAAAATCCAATTTGGTAGTGGCTGGTGGTTTTTGGATCAAAAAACAGGCATGGAAAATCAGATGAATTCGCTTTCTAATATGGGTTTATTGAGTAGGTTTATAGGCATGCTTACAGATTCCAGAAGCTTCTTGTCTTTTCCTAGACACGAATATTTCAGACGGATCTTGTGCAACCTCATAGGCACTGATGTGGTCAACGGCGAATTGCCCAACGACATCCAGTGGCTAGGCAGCATGGTCAACGACATCTGTTACCACAATGCCAAAAACTACTTTGAATTCGAACAAGACTAATTTATAATGACGGTCAGAAGCTACTTTTTATTCTTCATCCTCACGCTCTGCTTGGGGATGACACAATGCCGACAAGCCAAAAAAGAGCGCGTGCTCAAACTGGCTCATGGGCTCAACGAATCGCACCCCGTGCACTTGGGCATCCTTGAAATGGCTCGGCTACTACACGAAATCTCAGATGGCCAGATGTCTATGGACGTCTACGCCAACGGCCAGCTCGGCCAAGAGCGCGACTTGATGGAACTGCTACAAATCGGCAGTCTCGACATGACCAAAGTCTCTGCCGGAGCAATTGAGAATTTCGTACCCGAATTCAAAGTACTCACCCTGCCCTACCTTTTCACAGATTCCACACATACGTGGAATGTCCTGCAAGGCCCCATTGGCAAGAGCCTATTGGCTAAAGGTGAAAAATACTGGCTCAGAGGGCTTTGTTTTTATGATGCAGGTAGCCGGAGTTTTTACTCCAAAGAGGCTCCCATAGAAACACCCGATGATCTGGCCGGACTCAAAGTCAGAGTAATGAACAGTCAATCTGCCTTCAATATGGTACGGGCTTTAGGAGGTTCTCCTACTCCTGTATCGTTCGGCGAACTATACACTGCCCTGCAACAAGGCGTAGTAGATGCAGCAGAAAACAACCCCCCCAGCTTTTATACTTCTAGACATTACGAAATTTGCAAACACTATGCGATAGATGAGCACACCACACTTCCTGATGTATTGATCGCGAGCACATACCTATGGAGTAGCCTCAATGAGCAGCAAAGAAGTTGGCTACAGGAAGCCGCAGATCGCTCCGTA contains the following coding sequences:
- a CDS encoding TRAP transporter substrate-binding protein, whose protein sequence is MTVRSYFLFFILTLCLGMTQCRQAKKERVLKLAHGLNESHPVHLGILEMARLLHEISDGQMSMDVYANGQLGQERDLMELLQIGSLDMTKVSAGAIENFVPEFKVLTLPYLFTDSTHTWNVLQGPIGKSLLAKGEKYWLRGLCFYDAGSRSFYSKEAPIETPDDLAGLKVRVMNSQSAFNMVRALGGSPTPVSFGELYTALQQGVVDAAENNPPSFYTSRHYEICKHYAIDEHTTLPDVLIASTYLWSSLNEQQRSWLQEAADRSVDFQKQAWAASVKESLFEVQKAGVKVYYPSKAPFQEKVKGLYDEFKDDPVLYELIEKIQQAANTPK